A single Mixta calida DNA region contains:
- the ppx gene encoding exopolyphosphatase, with translation MPISHKNMPRPQEFAAIDLGSNSFHMVIARVVDGAMQVLGRLKQRVHLADGLDANNVLSEEAIQRGLSCLALFAERLQGFSASNVTIVGTHTLRQAVNAEDFLQRAAEVIPYPIEVISGHEEARLIFMGVEHTQPEKGRKLVIDIGGGSTELVIGEDFEPKLVESRRMGCVSFANLYFPNGEISRENFRRARLAAAQKLETLAWQYRLLGWQYALGASGTIKAACEVLLAMGEKEKLITPERLERLYDEVMKHRSFAALSLPGLSEERKAVFVPGLAILCGVFDALAIRELRLSDGALREGVLYEMEGRFRHQDIRSRTAQSLANHYNIDSEQARRVLETTDQLWQQWRDQNPRLANPQLSALLKWAAMLHEVGLTINHSGMQRHSAYILQNTNLPGFNQDQQLLLATLVRYHRKAVKTDELPRFTLFKKKQIVPLVFLLRLGTLLNNQRQATTRPERLTLTTDEGHWTLRFPAGYFRQNTLVQLDLEREQTYWEDVPGWKLMIEEEEA, from the coding sequence ATGCCGATATCCCATAAAAATATGCCCCGACCGCAAGAATTTGCCGCTATTGATCTCGGTTCCAATAGCTTTCATATGGTCATCGCCCGCGTGGTGGATGGGGCGATGCAGGTGCTGGGCCGCCTGAAGCAGCGCGTGCATCTGGCGGACGGGCTGGATGCGAACAACGTGCTGAGCGAAGAAGCGATCCAGCGCGGCCTGAGCTGCCTGGCGCTGTTCGCCGAACGTTTGCAGGGCTTCAGCGCCTCGAATGTCACCATCGTCGGCACCCATACGCTGCGTCAGGCGGTGAATGCGGAAGATTTTCTGCAACGCGCGGCGGAGGTTATTCCCTACCCTATCGAAGTGATTTCCGGTCACGAAGAAGCGCGTCTGATTTTTATGGGCGTGGAGCATACGCAGCCGGAAAAAGGGCGCAAGCTGGTGATCGATATCGGCGGCGGCTCGACCGAGCTGGTGATCGGCGAAGATTTCGAGCCGAAGCTGGTGGAAAGCCGCCGCATGGGCTGCGTCAGCTTCGCCAATCTCTACTTCCCCAATGGCGAAATCAGCCGGGAAAATTTCCGCCGCGCCCGTCTGGCGGCGGCCCAGAAGCTGGAAACCCTGGCCTGGCAGTATCGACTGCTGGGCTGGCAGTATGCGCTGGGCGCCTCCGGCACCATTAAGGCGGCCTGCGAAGTGCTGTTGGCGATGGGCGAAAAAGAGAAGCTGATTACGCCGGAGCGGCTGGAACGGCTTTACGACGAAGTGATGAAGCATCGATCCTTCGCCGCGCTGAGCCTGCCGGGCCTGTCGGAAGAACGCAAGGCGGTGTTCGTGCCGGGCCTCGCTATTCTGTGCGGCGTTTTTGATGCGCTGGCGATCCGCGAGCTGCGCCTGTCGGACGGCGCGCTGCGTGAAGGCGTGCTGTATGAGATGGAGGGCCGCTTCCGCCATCAGGATATCCGCAGCCGCACCGCGCAGAGCCTGGCCAATCACTACAACATCGACAGCGAGCAGGCGCGACGCGTGCTGGAGACCACCGATCAGCTCTGGCAGCAGTGGCGCGACCAGAATCCGCGCCTGGCCAACCCGCAGCTCTCCGCGCTGCTGAAGTGGGCGGCGATGCTGCATGAAGTGGGTTTAACCATCAACCACAGCGGCATGCAGCGCCACTCCGCCTACATTCTGCAAAACACCAACCTGCCCGGATTTAACCAGGATCAACAGCTGCTGCTGGCGACCCTGGTACGCTATCACCGTAAAGCGGTGAAAACCGACGAGCTGCCGCGCTTTACGCTGTTCAAGAAGAAACAGATCGTACCGCTGGTGTTTTTGCTGCGTCTCGGCACGCTGCTTAATAATCAGCGCCAGGCTACCACCCGCCCGGAACGGCTGACGTTGACGACCGACGAAGGGCACTGGACGCTGCGCTTCCCGGCCG